A portion of the Mesobacillus boroniphilus genome contains these proteins:
- a CDS encoding YutD family protein: MICINNLCYEIVDENRDGFNEEAFRARYSEILTKYDYIVGDWGYGQLRLRGFFDDQNQKSTFDTKISTVSEYLYEYCNFGCAYFVAKKVAKQG, encoded by the coding sequence ATGATTTGCATCAATAATCTATGCTATGAAATTGTGGACGAAAACAGGGATGGCTTTAATGAGGAAGCCTTTCGCGCCAGATACAGCGAGATTTTAACGAAATATGACTATATTGTTGGCGACTGGGGATATGGACAGCTACGGTTAAGAGGCTTTTTCGATGATCAAAACCAGAAGTCAACTTTCGATACGAAAATCAGTACCGTCAGCGAGTACTTATATGAGTATTGCAATTTTGGCTGTGCTTATTTTGTCGCTAAGAAAGTAGCAAAACAAGGATAA